In the genome of Catharus ustulatus isolate bCatUst1 chromosome 1, bCatUst1.pri.v2, whole genome shotgun sequence, the window tcctctgggctgctctcaACCCCCTCATTGCCCAATCTGTGGTCATGTTTGGCATTGCTCCAAAACAAttgcaggaccttgcacttggccaCGTTCAGCTTCATGAGACTGACAATACCCCACTGCCCCAATCTGTTCTAGACCTTCTGGATGACATCCCTTCCCTGAAGACAACCGACTGCACTACTCCACTTGTCTCTGATTTTTCTGCACATCCCACTCAATCACTGGCAAAGATGGGAAATAATACTGGAGCTTCAGCCTCTCACCAGTCATCCCTGTTCTCCACACACATGGAGCCAGTGACCACAACAGCTTGACTAAGACTGTCTTCTTTGAGTTAGACCATCCCATCCATTCCTTATCCACCACATAATCAAACCACAGCTCCACATCTTTCCAGACGGAATACACAGATGCCTTCTGCCAGAGTAACAAATGCTATGCAGAAGTCGAGGTACATGATATTGTTCCCTCTCCCTCATCCAGCAAGACTGGTACCAATACCAACTCATTAAAAGATGCCACCAAGTAAGAGAGACATGGCCCCAATCGCTGGACATGATGCTGAAGAGCGGAGGGAAAACACTCCCCAACATTTGTGGACAGTACTGATGGCTCTTGGAAAAATCTAATCGGGTTTTGCCAAGGCTGGGGATCTTTCTCAGAGACAAAACAACGGAAGGATGAAAGAACAACATAGACAGACACCTCGTGTTGACCACCAAGCCGTGCAAATGTCTCATGATATTTTGTAGATAGTATGTTTTCAAGGAGGTGGGCAGCACAAGAGAGTGGGATAATCTcatcctctgctctcctgtACTAAGACCAGACTTCTGTGTTAAACTCTGGGCGGCAAAAAGACAAGGAAGATATAGTCCTGCTTCATCAGATCTGTAGATGGTGTGGCACAGAAGTTACTGGTGTCCAGCAAAAATGAACACAAGAGCCAGAGAGGCTTGTGCCAGAGGCAGGGATCAATCTGCCTAACTGTATCCAGGGGATATCCCGTATCTGAGATTCAGGAGCTGAAGGATTTGTGGGATGCACTGGAAGAGCAAAGTGTGCCAGTTGGTAGTAGAATGGGAAATAAATCCTCAAAGAGGTCTTGGAGCACTTTTTCAACAACTGCAGCGGATTCTGGAATGCTGACCTAGTACTGAGTGAGACTGGAATAATCTCGAGATCAGAAAGAATAAAGACTCATCTTAAGATGTGATGCAGGAAAGCTTTATTGAGGTAGAAGCGTGAAAAGCCATAAGCAGCAAATGGAAGGAAACCAGGCTGAAGTGCAACCAGGGTAACAATCAGCCGAGGGCCCTTGGTTGGAGGAGTTTTGCCAGGTCATCAGAGACTTCCTGGCCCAGAGGAGGAGCATGGTGTCTGGAGTGGTGCTGAGGGTCCTTAGCAGATGTAGCCACCCCTTCTGCCATAGCAGCCCAGGCCTCCCAGCCCGTAGCCACAGCCCAACCCGTAGCCAAATCCACGGCCATAGCCAAAGCCACCAAAGCCACCAAATCCACCAGagatgggctgtccctgcacactgaGCTCAGTGCCCACGGCAGCCGAGGAGGTGGATCCGACGgcggtgttctgggggaaggaggtcatgatgggtcctggcagggtgaccagcacaggggaagggttGATGATGACACGAGAGtcctggcattgcagggcacagggctcgttgcagctgttggccagcggggtgggtCCACAGGGACTGCAGCTGTTGTAACAGGCCATGGGTGTGGTGTGGAGGGTCCCTGGAAGAGAGGGGAGTGAGATAAGGCAGGTTTGAGGGTTTTCAAGGGTTGGTgatgcaggagggtgagggagtGGGGAGGCTGTGGGGAGGCTATATGGAGGCGTGAgggctgcagaggctgggaCTGAGCATGCTGGAAGAGAGGGGTCAGgggaggcaggagaaggaggatcAGGGGCTGGAGACTCACCTTGCTGTcagcaggagatggaggagaAGGCGTGAGAAAAAGTGTGTGAGGGTCAGAGGCTCTAGGCAGGCTTTTTATGCTGGTCCTGGTTGGGTAGGACCGCCTTGTCCCATGGCCTTGGGGTCTTTTGGAGGCAGCAAGTCATGACTGCCAAAGGCTGGTGAGTCATGAGGTGCAGAGTGTGTTCCTTCCTGACGTTCTGCAGGGTcacctccttctcttctcttcctgtcCATGTCACCTTGGCGACAGGTAATTATTGCCAGAATTAGAGACCAGTGTGGCTACATTTGATGACATCTATCAAGACACATTTAAAATTCATCCAAAACTAAGGAGAACTGGGGAGTTGTCAGTGAGGTCATCCTGTATTGACAAGATGCCCCTTGTGCATTGTTGCCTCATTTCTCAAGAAAAGCCCTACTCTTTGAGCTTGTCCTGGGTTTGACGATACCCCAGTCCTGTCAGTGTCAAGGTCTCCCTACACTGCTCTTGGTCAGTTATGTCCATGTCCTCTTTTCAGCCTGCTTGcatttcttctcctctctcACATATCCTGGTGACTGCTGATGCTTTTTATTCCAAAGACTAAAGGTCTACCTCATTATCCAGTTAAGATCCAACAGGACTACAAGGACCTTCCCTTCTCAAATGCTTTGGTAGCTAGGGGAATGGCAACTGCTGTTGTATACCTGGACTACTGTCAGGGCTTTAGCACAGTCCCACAGAAGAGTCTTGGTCTCTAAACTACAGAGACGTGGGTTTGATGGGAGGACTAATGAATGAATGAGGAACAGCCGGAGAGGGATGCTCAATTGCTCTGTGTACACATGGAGACTGATGATGAGGCCTCCAGGCCTCTGCCTTGGAGTGCTGCTCTTAAAGCCCTTTATCAAAGACATGAGCTGTGTGATTGAGACCACCCGCAGGAGATCTGAAGGTACCAGGAATTTGTGCAGAGAAGTTGACAAAAGAACATAGGGGGATTCCATCAATACGGACACTGGGAATGTTGATAACAACTCCAAGTTTTCTTAGTAGTAGTAGTTCAAGAACCCCATGTTGAAGGTTGTGCACCTGCATTTGGGGAAACCCAAACATAATAACAGCTTTGGAGAGGAACTCCTTAGGAGCAGTTCCACAATGAAGGATTTGAGTATTCTGGTGGTCAGAAATCTTGGCAGTaaacagaaatgtgaattttcattCTAGGAAACAATCATATCCTGAATTTCATAGAAAaaggtgtggccagcaggaatGGCTGGGGGTCAATTGAAGACAGGAGAAAACACCCAGATTCCTGTGGCCTTTGTTTCCATCTTCTACATTCATGACACAAAACAATATGAAAACACTGACCTGTGCTGCTCCCATTTAAAAGGTGCCGCCAAGGTCAATAGGACACAGACTGAATGGGAGCGTATGGAGTCACAGAAAACCAGGAAGGAAAGCATGACCCAAAGAATGACTCATCAGGCTGGGCCAACTACGAACTCCGGCCTCCAAAATGCCTCAAGGCCATGGGACAAGGCCATCCCACCCATCCAGAACCAACATAAAAGACGGCCCAGATGCTCTCTCCCTCACACACTTCTCCTCAcgccttctcctcctgctcttaCAGACAACAAGGTGAGTCTGAAACCCATTACCCGCCTGCTCCTGCACCCCTGACCCTTCTCTTCCAGCACACTCATCCCCAACCTCAGCAACCCTCACGTCTCCCCACAGACCCACAACAGCCTCCACACTCCCTCACCCTCCTGTATCACCACCCCTCAGATCCccacacccctgccctgcctcacctCATTCTTTTCCAGGGACCCTCCACACCACACCCATGGCCTGCTACGACCTCTGCCGTCCCTGCGGacccaccccgctggccaacagctgcaacgagccctgtgccctgcaatgccaggaCTCTCGTGTCATCATCaacccttcccctgtgctggtcaccctgccaggacctatcatgacctccttcccccagaacaccgcCGTTGGATCCACCTCCTCGGCTGCCGTGGGCACTGAGCtcagtgtgcagggacagcccatctCTGGTGGATTTGGTGGCTTTGGTGGCTTTGGCTATGGCCGTGGATTTGGCtatgggctgggctgtggctaCGGGCTTGGAGGCCTGGGCTGCTATGGCAGAAGGGGTGGCTACATCTGCTAAGGACCCTCAGCACCACTCCAGACACcatgctcctgctctgggccaggAAGTCTCTGATGACCTGGCAAAACTCCTCCAACCAAAGGACCTCGGCTGATGGTCACCCCAGTTGCACTTCAACCTGACTCCCTTCCATTTGCTGCTTCTGGCCTTTCACTCTTCTACCTCAATAAAGCTTTTCTGCATTACAACTTATGAGTCTTTCTTGTTTCTGAACTCAAGATTATTCCAGTCTCACTCAGCACTAAATACAGGTTCCTGAATCCACTGCAGTTTTTGAAAAAGTGCTCCAAGCACTCATTGAGGATTTATTTCCCCAATTCACTACAACTGGTACATTTTGCTCTCCAATGCATCCCACAATTCCATCAGCTCCTGAATAACATACCTGGATACAGTACGGCAGATTGGCCCCTGCCTCTGGCACAAGCCTCTCTGGCTGTTGTGTTCATTTTTGCTGGACACCAGTAACTTCTTTACCTCACCATTACAGATCTGATTAAACAGGTCTATGACTTCCTTGTCTTTTTGGGGACCAGACTTTAACACAGAAATCTGGTCTCATTacaggagagcagaggatgAGATTACTCCATTCTCTTGTTCTCCTCACACTGAGGGAATGAGCCCAGGATACGGGGGGTTTTCCTGGACAGAGCACATCCAATTCTCCATCCACCAACATCCCAAGTCCTCCTCGTGGGGCTAGTCTCAATCCCCTCATCGCCCAGCCTGTGTTCTGCAGGTTTCGGATTGGTCCAATCCAGGTGAGGGAGATCCTGCCCCTCTTCTCTGCTCATATTAGAGAGTTGTGTTTATCTCTGGCTAACTGGgaacaaggaaaacaagacTCTGATGGATGACATCCAGAGTATGACCTTGAGGATGATCTGAGGCTGAAGGTTTAGGACAGCCATTGGCCTTGCCATAGGGGCATTTTTTCAGGCAGCACCTCTGGCAAATCATGAGGTTGTCACTGCATAGCTAGGAACCGGCAAAACAACAGCACACCCCTCTTGCGTGCagcaagaaagagcaatttATTGAAAAGACCATGGCCTTTATATAACGAAGATTGTGGAAAGCaatgtagaaaaaaatcattGGTCAAAGAGGGCAACACATCCTTGAAAACATACTATCTACAAAATATCATGAGATATTCACAAGGCTTATTGGTCAACATGATGTGTCTATCTGTGTTGTTCTTTCATCCTTCCCTTGTTTTGTCTCTGAGAAAGATCCCCAACCTGGGTAAAACCAGATTAGGTTTTTCCATGAGCTTTAATTTTGTCCACAGAAGTTGGGGtgtcttttccctctgctcttcaGTATCATGTCCAGCTATtggggctgtgtctgtctgACTTTGTGGGATGTTTTAATGAGTTGGTCTTGGTACCAGTCTTACTGGATGAGGGAGAGGGAACAATATCATGTACATCGACTTCTGCATAGTCTTTGTTCCTGTAGCAGAAGGCATCTCTGTATTCATTCTGGAAAGATGTGGAGTTGTGGTTTGACTATGTGGTGGATAAGGAAGGGAGGGGATGGTCTAACTCCAAGAGGACAGTCTTAGTCATGCTGTTGTGGTCACTGGCTCCATGTGTGTGGAGAACAGGGATCACTGGTTACAGGCTGAAGCTCCCATATTATTTCCCATCATTGTCAGGGACATGGACAGTGGGATTGAGTGGGATGTCCAGTAAAATCAGAGACAAGAGGAGCAGTGCAGTTGGTGgtctggagggaagggatgtcATCCAAACGGGCTATAAAAGGTAGGGATAATATCAGTCTCATGAAGTTGAATGTTGCCAAGTGCAAGGACATGCACTTGGTTTGGAGCAATGCCAAACATGACGAGAGATTGGGCAATGAAGGGTTGGAGAGCAGCCCAGAGAAGAAGGACCTGGAATGCTGATGGATGAAGAATTGAACATTCTTGATGAAGGATTTGTGGGATGAACTGGAACAGCAAAGTGTACCAGTTGGTggtaaaatggggaaataagTCCTCAGAGATGACTTAGAGCACTTTTTCAACCACCCCAGTCAGCTCTAGAATCCTGACTTAGTGCTGAGTGAGACTGGAAGAATTTTGGGgtcagaaagaagaaagactCAACTTAAGATGTGATGCAGGAAATCTTTATTGAGGTAGAAGAGTGAAAAGCCACAAGCAGCAAATGCAAGGGAGCCAGGCTGAAGTGCAACTGGGGTCACCATCAGCCAAGTTCCTTTGGTTAGAGGAGTTCTGCCAGGTCATCAGAGACTTCCTGACCCAGAGTAGGTGCATGGTGTCTGGAGTGGTGCTGAGGGTTCTTAGCAGATGTAGCCACCCCTTCTGCCATAGCAGCCCAGGCCTCCCAGCCCATaaccacagcccagcccatAGCCAAATCCACGGCCATAGCCAAAGCCACCAAAGCCACCAAATCCACCAGagatgggctgtccctgcacactgaGCTCAGTGCCCACGGCAGCCGAGGAGGTGGATCCGACGgcggtgttctgggggaaggaggtcatgatgggtcctggcagggtgaccagcacaggggaagggttAATGATGACACGAGAGtcctggcattgcagggcacagggctcgttgcagctgttggccagcggggtgggtCCGCAGGGACGGCAGAGGTCGTAGCAGGCCATGGGTGTGGTGTGGAGGGTCCCTGGAAGAGAGGGgagtgaggcagggcaggggtgtgggggtgtgaggggtggtgatgcaggagggtgagggagtGTGGAAGCTGCTGTGAGGTCATGGAGTGGTGTTTgagctgctgaggctgggatggagtgTGCTGGAGGAGAGGTGTCTGGGGTCCAGGTGGAGGAGGGTCAGGAGTTTGAAACTCACCTTGTTGTCAGCACGATGAGAAGGCGCGAGGAGAAGTGTGTGAAGGACAGAGGCTCTAGGCCGGCTTTTATCCTGGTCCTGGATGAGTGAGACAGCCTTGTCCCATGGCCTTGGGGCATTTGGGAGGCAGCACATTCCCGGCCAAGCCTGGTGACTCACGAGGCAGGGAATACGTTCCTTCCTGATATTCTGCTGTGTCACATCTTCCTCTTTTGTTCATTTCCATTTGACCTTGGTGGCAGCTAATAACTGCTAGAATTAGAAACCCATGTGGGTTTATTTGATGACATCTATCCAGAGACGTAGAGGATTCAACCAAACCTTATGAGAACTGGGGAGTTGTCCGTGAGGTCATGCAATATTGACATGACCTATTTGCATTCCTGCCACCTGTCTCAAGAAACTGCCAGCTCTTTCAGCTTCCCTTAGTTTTCAGGATATCCCAGCACTGTCAGTGTCATGGTCTCCCTACACTGCTCTTGGCCAAACATGTCCCTGCCCTTGTTCCATTTTTGAGCCCAAAAGTGATGGGGATAGGAGGGTCAACTCCTTCAACGTGCTTGTATTTCTTCTCCTACGTTACATAATATTGTAACTGCTGGTGCTTTTTATTCCAAAGACAACATGTCAAACTCATGATGCAGTTAAGCTCCAGCTGGACTATAACGACCTTCCCTTCTTGAATGCTTTGGTAGCCAAGGGAATGGCAACTCTTGTCATGTGCCTGGATTACTGTCAGGGCTTTAGCACAGTCCCACAGAACACCCTTGGTCTCTAAACTACAGAGACGTGGGTTTGATGGGTGAACTAATGAATGGATGAGGAACAGTCAGAGAGTGATCGTCAATGGATCTATGCACAAGCAAAGGCTGATGATGAGGCCTTCATGACTCTGCCTTGTACTGGTGATTTTGAATACTTCGTGATTTTGATGTGAGCAGTGAGATTGAGACCACCCTCAGAATGCTTGCAGTGCCAGGAAACTGAGCCTTGAGGTTGACACAAGAACAAGAAGAGTTCCcaacagaggggacacaggcaATGTTGAGCACATAAGAACCTAAAGTGCTACCTGGCACCTGCACTGGGGCAATCCCAAATGTAAGAACAGCTTGGCCGAGGAACTCCTTGAGAACAGTTCCACAGAGAAAAACCTGTGGGTTCTGGTGGTCAAAAATATTGAcaggaaacagcaaagaaaattttcagtcCAGAAAAGCAACCATATCCTGGATTACATAGAAACAGGTGTGGCCAGCAAGAATGGTTGGGGGTCAATTGAAGACAGGAGAAAACACCCAGATTCCTGTGGCCTTTGTTTCCATCTTCTACATTCCTGAGACAAAACAATATGAAAACACTGGCCTGTGCTGTTCCCATTTAAAAGTTGCCGCCAAGGTCAGAAGGACACACATTCAAGGGGAGCTCATGGAGGCACAGAAcatcaggaaggaaaacattacCCATGGAATGACTCATCAGGCTGGGCCAACCAAAAACTGCTACCTCTAAAATGTCCCAAGGCCATGGGACAAGGTCCCACCCCTCCAGGACCAACATAAAAAGCCAGTCCAGAGCCTCTCTCCGTCACACACTTCTCCTCACACCTTCTCCTCGCGCTGACAACAAGGTGAGTCTCAATGCCCTGACCCTCCTGCTGTTGCCACCCTGACCCCTCTCTTCCAGCATCCTCAACCCCAACTTCAGTAGCCCTCAtgcctccccacagccccacaacAGCCTCCACACTCCCTCACCCTCCTACATCACCACCCCTCACACCCCCATAGCCCTACCCTGCCTCACCCCCCTCTCTTCCAGGGACCCTCCACACCACACCCATGGCCTGCTACGACAGCTGCCGTCCCTGCGGacccaccccgctggccaacagctgcaacgagccctgtgccctgcaatgccaggaCTCTCGTGTCATCATCaacccttcccctgtgctggtcaccctgccaggacccatcatgacctccttcccccagaacaccgcCGTTGGATCCACCTCCTCGGCTGCCGTGGGCACTGAGCtcagtgtgcagggacagcccatctCTGGTGGCTTTGGTGGCTTTGGCTACGGCCTTGGCTATGGCCGTGGATTTGGCTatgggctgggctgtggttATGGGCTGGGAGGCCTGGGTTGCTATGGCAGAAGGGGCGGCTACATCTGCTAAGAACCCTCAGCACCACTCCAGATACCAACCGCCCAATCCCTGGAATACACCCCATACCTTGAGGATAACTCTCAAGTCCAAGGCTCTGAAACAGGTTCAccacttccagctcctgctcacagagCCCAAAGCAAGGCAGTAGCTAAGGGGCCAGTCCTGCAAACATGgccctttttcctccccctcttcTCCAAATCCATGCTCTGTATAACCTCTTCAGCTCTGTCTGTTCCACTCGGTTGTGAATCTCCTCGCCCAGGCCAGACACCATCAGGCTCCTCTGCTGAGCTGTTCCCACTCTCCGATAGGAAGGCCTTGATGCTCTGGCCAAACCATCTGCAAGGAAATTACCTTGGCTGATGGTTGCCCTGCTTGCAGCTCAGACCAGCTCAcatgccctggctgctcctgagtttTCACTGTTCTACCTCAATAAAGTTTTCCTGCATCATAAACACAGAAGACtctgtcttctttcttctttctagaTAGTTTGAGATAAGGCAAGATTGTTGAGGCTATTTGGGTTGTTGGAGATGTGCTCCAAGACCTCTTTTAGAAACTATTTACCCAATTTCACTACCGACTGGTACACTTTGTTCTTCCTGTGCATCATAGCAAGTTTTGAGTTGCTTGAACACACGCCTGGATACACTAATGGGCGTCTGTCCATGTCTGTGACACAACGAGCTCCTGGGTGGTGTGCTCACTCTGGCTGCACACAAGTTCCTCCAGACCCTCATCATCTCCTAAGGCCATTTACAGATCTGTTTGAGCAAGTCCATGTCTTCCATTTTTTGTGTCCTCAGTGTGGAGCACACAAGCCTGGTCTCATCAGAGtgcagcagaggggcagaatgtGCTGCTCACACTGTGGGGATAGCCCCAGGACATGGGGGAGTTTTGCTCAACTCATTCACGTGGCCAGGACATGTCCATTTCTTCATCCACCAACACCCAAAACCCTTCTGCTCAGGGATGCTTTTCATTAACTCATGGCCCATCCAACATGCATTACTGAGATGGATCCAATGCAAATGCAGGaccttcctccctgccctgttaACCTTCATGGGTTTCACACCAGCCCATctccccagcctgtccagaaCCCTCTGGATGCCATCCTTTCCATCCAGACAATCAAGCACACGACTCACCTTACTGTTATTCACATTCTTGCTGCAGGGAGGCACAATTGCAGTCTCCATGTTGCTGACAAAGATAGGAAGTGATAATGATTGCAACACAAGTCTCTTTGGGTCATCATTCATCCTTGTTCTCTACACAGGGACGTGGAGCCTTTGAGCACAACTCTTTGAATGAGACCATCACACCCATTTCCTTCTTGACTAAATGCTCCAACCATCAATTCCACATCTCTTAAGCTGAGAGACAAAGATGTTTTCTGGCAAAGGCACAAATACTGTGCATGAATCCAGGTACAGGATATCTGTCCATCTTCCCTCATCCACCCATGTTGGAACCAATTCCAACTCATCAAAGCTGTCACCATGTCAGAAGGGCATGGCCTTAAGAGTAGGATATGGAATCTAAGAGCTGTGGGAAGCAAAACAATCTCAGTCTCACTACTCACGGGGCCCTGCCAGGCAATGACTGCTGCCTGGAATATGTCCCAATGTCATGGGCCAAGGTTGTGCCAAACCTGCAGCCCTCAATCACCCTCAAGGCCACGCTCTTGATGTTCTCCAGCAGAGTCTTGTCTTCCTTGTTTCCAGTAACCCAGAGATTAACAGACTTCTGCAATATCTCCAGAGAGGAGtagagcagaggggcagaatctgCTGCAACAAAATTGGAGTAATCTGGAATGGACACAGGGTGGGTCATGAGATTATTCAGATCAGCCTCAAAGAGGAGGACTTGGGGGGTTGGTGGATGGAGAATTGAAGGTGCACCGGCCATTTGCACTCATGGACATGAAAATCCCTGGTATCCAGGGCTCAGCCTTATAGTgttggggagcactggggagtgGGGGAATCTCACACTCTGCTCTCCTGTACTAAGACCAGACTTCTGTGTTGAGCTCTGAGCGCCAAAAAGACAAGGAAGACATGGAACTGCTTCATCAGATCTGTAGATGGCGGAGGACAGGAACAACTGGTGTCCACAAAAATGAACACAGCACCCAAGAGAGGCTTGTGCCAGAGGCAGGATCAATCTGCCTTACTGTATCCAGGTCTGTGATTCAAGAGCTGAAGGATTTGTGGGATgcactggaaggaaaaaatatgccAGTTAGTagtaaaatggggaaataaaccCTAAAAGCCCTCTTGGAGGCATTTTTCATCAACCTCAGTGGACTCTGGAACACTGACTTAGTGCTGAGTGAGACTGGAAAAATCTTGGgatcagaaagaagaaaaactcatCTGAAGATTTGATGCAGGAAAACTTTATTGAGGTAGAAGAGTGAAAGGCCACAAGTAGCAAATGGAAGGGAGCCAGGCTGAAGTGCAACTGGGGTCACCATCAGCCGAGGTCCTTTGGTTGGATGAGTTTTGGCGGGTCATCAGAGACTTCCTGGCCCAGAGTTGGAGCATGGTGTCTGGAGTGGTGATGAGGTTCCTTAGCAGATGTAGCCGCCCCTTCTGCCATAGCAGCCCAGGCCTCCCAGCCCATaaccacagcccagcccatAGCCAAATCCACGGCCATAGCCAAAGCCACCAAAGCCACCAAATCCACCAGagatgggctgtccctgcacactgaGCTCAGTGCCCACGGCAGCCGAGGAGGTGGATCCAACGgcggtgttctgggggaaggaggtcatgatgggtcctggcagggtgaccagcacaggggaagggttGATGATGACACGAGAGtcctggcattgcagggcacagggcttgttgcagctgttggccagcggggtgggtCCACAGGGTCGGCAGAGGTCGTAGCAGGCCATGGGTGTGGTGTGGAGGGTCCCTGGAAGAGAGGGgagtgaggcagggcaggggtgtgggggtgtgaggggtggtgatgcaggagggtgagggagtgtggaggctgctgtggggctgtggggaggtgtGAGGCctgctgaggctggggctgagtgtgctggaagagaggggtcaggggtgcaggagcaggagggtcAGGGGCTTGAGACTCACTTTGTTAtccacaggagcaggaggagaaggcgTGAGGAGGAGTGTGTGAGGGAGAGAGGCTTTGGTCCTGCTTTTATTCTGGTCCTGGATGGGCGGGACATCCTTGTCTCATGGCCTTGGGGCATTTAGGAGGCAGTAAGTCAtgcctggcccagcctggcgaGGCATGAGGTGGGGagtgttttccttcctgatgTTCTGCAGTGTCACCTCTTCCGCTTGTATTCATATCCATCTCATGTTGGCAGAATCCAGAAACTGCCAGAATTAGAGACCAGTACGGGTTGATTTGATCATATCTATCAAGACATGCAGAGAATTCAACCAAACCTCAGGAGAACTGGGGAGTCATCACCGGGGTCATGCTGTGTTGAGAAGATGTCCTATTTGCATCCTTGCCTGCTTTCTCAAGAAACTCCCAGCTCTTTCCGCTAGTCCTCATTTTGAGGATACCCCAGTCCTGTCAGTGTCATGGTCTCCCTACACTGCTCTTGGTCAATTAATATCCATGTCCTTGTTCCATTTTAGAGCCCCAACAGTGATTGGGGAGAGGAGGGTCAACTCCTTCAACCTGCTTGGATTTCTTCTCCTATGTAACATGTCCAGGTAACTGTTGGAGCTTTTTATTCCAAAGAGTACATGTCCACCTCACGATCTACTTAAACTCCAGCAGGAATACAAGGTCCTTCCCTTCTCGAATGCTTTGGTAGCCCAGGGCATGGCAACTCCTGTCAAGTGCCTGGACTACTGTCACAGCTTTAGCACAGTCCCACAGAACACCCTTGGTCTCTAAACTACAGAGACGTGGGTTTGATGGGTGGAATTATGAATGGATGAGGAACAGCCAGGGAGTGATGCTCAATTGCTCTATGTACACATGGAGACTGATGATGAGGCCTCCAGGCCTCTGCCTTGGAGTGCTG includes:
- the LOC116996301 gene encoding feather beta keratin-like: MACYDSCRPCGPTPLANSCNEPCALQCQDSRVIINPSPVLVTLPGPIMTSFPQNTAVGSTSSAAVGTELSVQGQPISGGFGGFGYGLGYGRGFGYGLGCGYGLGGLGCYGRRGGYIC
- the LOC116996359 gene encoding feather keratin B-4-like, yielding MACYDLCRPCGPTPLANSCNEPCALQCQDSRVIINPSPVLVTLPGPIMTSFPQNTAVGSTSSAAVGTELSVQGQPISGGFGGFGGFGYGRGFGYGLGCGYGLGGLGCYGRRGGYIC
- the LOC116996309 gene encoding feather keratin B-4-like; translation: MACYNSCSPCGPTPLANSCNEPCALQCQDSRVIINPSPVLVTLPGPIMTSFPQNTAVGSTSSAAVGTELSVQGQPISGGFGGFGGFGYGRGFGYGLGCGYGLGGLGCYGRRGGYIC
- the LOC116996360 gene encoding feather keratin B-4-like; translated protein: MACYDLCRPCGPTPLANSCNKPCALQCQDSRVIINPSPVLVTLPGPIMTSFPQNTAVGSTSSAAVGTELSVQGQPISGGFGGFGGFGYGRGFGYGLGCGYGLGGLGCYGRRGGYIC
- the LOC116996373 gene encoding feather keratin B-4-like, which gives rise to MACYDLCRPCGPTPLANSCNEPCALQCQDSRVIINPSPVLVTLPGPIMTSFPQNTAVGSTSSAAVGTELSVQGQPISGGFGGFGGFGYGRGFGYGLGCGYGLGGLGCYGRRGGYIC